The Proteus terrae subsp. cibarius genome contains the following window.
TAACTCTAAGGAATCGCCTAACATCGCTCCCCATTCGGGTGAAGGAAGTTGAGCACCTAAATTAAGAAAACCTAATGCTGTAATATCAAGAATAGCAATTGAGAATGCACGTGTTAATTCAGAAACTAATACAGGCGTGATATTCGGTAATACGGTGTACCATAAAATGGAAATGTTTGATGCACCATCAAGTCGAGAAGCAATCACATACTCTTTGTTTAATTCATCATTAACAGCAGAGTAAATCATTCTGACTAAACGAGGTAACAGCGCCAACCAAATCGCTATCATGGCATGACCAAGACTTGTTCCTACAAAAGCCACAACAATAATAGCAAGCAGCAGGGATGGAATTGATAACAAAGTGTCTAATATATGATTAAGAATGGCGGATTTTAAGCCATGGGACATACCTGCAAAACAGCCAATAATTAACCCCATTAGGGTCGCTGCAAAAGTGACAATAAATG
Protein-coding sequences here:
- the sapC gene encoding putrescine export ABC transporter permease SapC, encoding MPLDSQFYKEKKTPTPAAVIWQCFSKDVISMVGFYGVLFLLALSIIGPYIAPYALDQQFFGHQLTPPSWYQNGNVSYFFGTDDLGRDVFSRILIGTSMTFGGAFIVTFAATLMGLIIGCFAGMSHGLKSAILNHILDTLLSIPSLLLAIIVVAFVGTSLGHAMIAIWLALLPRLVRMIYSAVNDELNKEYVIASRLDGASNISILWYTVLPNITPVLVSELTRAFSIAILDITALGFLNLGAQLPSPEWGAMLGDSLELIYVAPWTVLIPGATIMISVLLVNLLGDGLQRAINEGVE